From Varibaculum massiliense, a single genomic window includes:
- a CDS encoding DarT ssDNA thymidine ADP-ribosyltransferase family protein produces the protein MREVVEYLENRGVEHLVHFTPITNLGGIKKRGILPRNEIEGFPDVVFEALDEVRLDERTDMSCFSISFPNFLMMYRYRTKLWSREEDVALLFIPISVLSDLEYDQVAFCPSNAASRECRRTDPQDLRGLAAVEKLFVEEMTTRFGVVFSRQSEDLPDFLTTNPQAEIQIAATIPWEKVSFVVVNDYETKRSLLQSGIHRNVYAKWAVNNDSSLNVFKYPSYWQAWVDAAGDLHG, from the coding sequence ATGAGAGAAGTAGTTGAGTATCTCGAAAATAGGGGAGTCGAGCACCTCGTTCATTTTACTCCTATTACAAACTTAGGGGGTATCAAAAAACGCGGTATTCTCCCTCGGAATGAGATTGAAGGCTTCCCAGATGTCGTATTTGAGGCACTGGATGAAGTACGGCTCGATGAGCGCACAGACATGTCATGTTTCTCGATCTCGTTCCCGAACTTCTTGATGATGTACCGCTACAGAACTAAGCTTTGGAGTCGGGAAGAGGATGTTGCACTTCTATTTATCCCGATTTCCGTGTTATCTGACCTCGAGTATGACCAAGTAGCGTTTTGTCCGTCTAATGCTGCCTCAAGAGAGTGCAGACGTACTGATCCACAAGACTTGCGCGGTCTCGCAGCAGTCGAAAAGTTGTTCGTTGAAGAGATGACCACAAGATTTGGGGTTGTATTCTCTCGACAGAGCGAAGACTTACCAGATTTTCTAACTACGAACCCACAAGCAGAAATCCAGATTGCTGCCACGATTCCATGGGAAAAAGTGTCCTTCGTAGTTGTTAATGATTACGAAACAAAGCGATCTTTGTTGCAATCCGGAATACACAGGAATGTCTACGCCAAGTGGGCAGTCAACAATGATTCATCTTTAAATGTATTTAAGTACCCCAGTTATTGGCAAGCATGGGTGGACGCTGCGGGGGATTTACATGGCTAA
- the rplN gene encoding 50S ribosomal protein L14, producing MIQQESRLKVADNTGAKELLCIRVLGGSGRRFAGIGDTIVATVKDAIPGGNVKKGEIVKAVIVRTRKERRRQDGSYIRFDENAAVILQPSGEPRGTRIFGPIGRELRDKKFMRIISLAPEVL from the coding sequence ATGATTCAACAAGAGTCGCGACTGAAGGTCGCCGACAACACGGGCGCAAAGGAACTGCTTTGCATTCGCGTGTTGGGCGGCTCCGGGCGGCGCTTTGCAGGTATCGGTGACACCATCGTCGCCACTGTAAAAGACGCTATTCCCGGCGGCAATGTCAAAAAAGGCGAAATTGTTAAAGCGGTAATCGTGCGCACTCGCAAAGAGCGTCGCCGCCAGGATGGCTCCTACATCCGCTTTGATGAAAACGCTGCAGTTATTTTGCAGCCTAGTGGAGAACCGCGTGGCACGCGTATCTTCGGCCCCATCGGCCGGGAACTGCGCGACAAGAAGTTCATGCGCATTATCTCTCTGGCTCCGGAGGTGCTGTAA
- the rplX gene encoding 50S ribosomal protein L24: MGAKIKKGDLVEVIAGRTSDEKKLAKRNERRAEKGLPALKPGDKGKQGRVLEVYRSSDRVLVEGVNIRTHHSRQGQNQQGQATGGIEYREAPIHVSNVALVDPKTKKPTRVGFREEQAERGGRLRTVRVRYAKRSGEDI, from the coding sequence ATGGGAGCGAAAATAAAGAAAGGCGATCTGGTAGAGGTCATTGCTGGCCGTACCAGTGACGAAAAGAAACTGGCCAAGCGCAACGAGCGTCGCGCGGAAAAAGGTCTGCCCGCCCTCAAACCGGGGGATAAGGGCAAGCAGGGTCGGGTACTAGAGGTTTACCGCTCCAGCGACCGGGTACTGGTCGAAGGCGTTAACATTCGTACTCATCACTCTCGTCAGGGTCAAAACCAGCAGGGACAGGCAACCGGCGGTATCGAATACCGCGAGGCGCCGATTCACGTTTCTAATGTGGCTCTGGTTGATCCCAAGACCAAGAAGCCTACACGGGTTGGTTTCCGTGAGGAACAGGCAGAACGCGGAGGCCGTCTGCGTACGGTTCGGGTGCGTTACGCGAAGCGTTCCGGGGAGGACATCTAA
- a CDS encoding DarT1-associated NADAR antitoxin family protein, translated as MAKRPVFLVLDRLPYVDERETEFTFHPGFSIQQKQRSIVSLHDSFHLLEPDHAVLEVSSKSPDSLGVELSAFNLMIHHPGYGDYSVESAFQASKVFLRGGPFADLFEVSSRESKSDPRLKDSGQLIGFRFFSRDFPLEPKTYFYDWLYASALIRKPDLLSAAVKYDAFTDIEFNPNKSINCQARSVAKAVGLWRQNLLAQALSSPEIFLEIGYGQKDSDNGVPRKPEGVQVQDFLF; from the coding sequence ATGGCTAAGAGACCAGTCTTTCTTGTTTTGGACCGCCTGCCGTACGTTGATGAGCGGGAGACTGAATTTACGTTCCACCCCGGTTTTTCGATACAACAAAAGCAGCGTTCGATTGTTAGCCTGCATGATTCTTTTCATCTGTTGGAACCAGATCATGCGGTTTTGGAAGTCTCATCTAAAAGTCCTGACAGCCTGGGTGTTGAATTGAGCGCATTTAATCTAATGATCCATCATCCAGGCTACGGCGACTATTCAGTTGAATCGGCATTTCAAGCTTCGAAGGTATTTTTACGAGGTGGGCCTTTTGCCGACTTATTTGAGGTCTCAAGCCGTGAGTCAAAAAGCGATCCCCGCTTGAAGGATAGCGGTCAATTGATCGGCTTTCGTTTTTTCTCGCGGGATTTCCCGTTAGAGCCAAAAACTTACTTTTACGACTGGTTATACGCATCTGCTCTGATTCGTAAACCTGATTTGCTTTCAGCAGCCGTCAAGTATGATGCCTTTACTGACATCGAGTTTAATCCGAACAAATCAATTAACTGCCAGGCACGATCGGTTGCTAAGGCTGTTGGCCTGTGGAGGCAGAATCTGCTGGCTCAAGCCCTATCTTCCCCGGAGATTTTTCTGGAAATAGGCTACGGGCAGAAAGACTCGGACAACGGTGTTCCAAGGAAGCCCGAAGGAGTGCAGGTTCAAGATTTTCTTTTCTGA